The Stenotrophomonas sp. ZAC14D1_NAIMI4_1 DNA segment AGGGCATGCCTTTAGCCCGAGATGTTCACTGGGGCGCGCAGGAATTGCCACGCGATCGTTTGGGCGCCGGTACAAAGAATAGTCTTGGTTCCACCTTGACGTTGTTCGAGGTGCCGCGAGTTGCTGCTGCCGAAGTTCTCGCCGCTCTTCAGGGGCAGTCGGCCCCGATGGCTGATGATGAGGCAGATGACGTAGTAGCAGATCCTTTGGCTGACATCGACTCTCAAGCGGTGGAGCGAATCAAAGACCGCGTCAACGAGCTTGATTGGGACGACATGCAGCAGCTAGTGGCGGGAATATTGCGCGCCATGGGCTACAAGACTCAGGTTTCTCCGCCAGGTTCAGATCGAGGTAAAGATATTGTTGCCTCGCCGGATGGGTTCGGATTCGAACATCCGCGTATCGTGGTGGAGGTCAAGCACCGCAGGGGGCAGATGGGAAGTCAGGAAATCCGCAGCTTCCTCGGAGGCCGCCACAAGGATGATCGCGGTCTGTACGTCAGCACCGGCGGCTTCACCAAGGACGCCCAGTACGAGGCAGATCGGGCATCCATCCCTCTAGCCATGTGGACGCTCGACCATTTGGTGCGCGCCCTGATCGAGCATTACGACGCTACCGACGCCGAAACCAAACGAATTCTGCCGCTAAAGCGGCTCTACTGGCCTGCCTGACACTGGGGAAAGAGTAGGTAATTCCCATAGAACAGAATATTAAACAATGCATCGGAAGATCCGGTGTCATTGGAGGTAGTTCTATAAATGAGGGGTCGCTAGAAGCGCTGAGCCAGCAAAGCAGTTTCTTCCAATGTTATGCGCTATTTACTTCCGACGATTCGGCGGCCTTAGAACGACAACGATTTATCCTTGCGCAAACCCATTGGCAAGCAATTAGCGGCCAATAGGCGAGAGGCCAGCGAGACCGGCAAGGAAGACAGTCATAACGCAACACGGGACAAAAACATGAAACCCATAGAACAACAATTCTTCAACGATCTGGAAAAGAAGCTCTGGACTGCCGCAGACAAGCTGCGCTCCAACCTTGACGCCGCCGTGTACAAGCACGTCGTGCTCGGGCTGATCTTCATCAAGTATGTCTCCGATGCCTTCGAAGAACGGCAGCGCGAACTGCGTGAACAGTTCACCAGCCCGAATCATGACTACTACATGGATCCGGACGCATACGGCGGCGCAGGTACCCAGGAGTACGAAGAGAATATTGCCGCCGAACTGGAAGTACGCGACTTCTACACCGAGAAGAACGTGTTCTGGGTGCCGGTAGAAGCGCGTTGGCAGACGCTGCGCGACTGCGCGCAACTGCCACCCAAGGCAGCGCTGCCGTGGAACAAGCCGGGCAAGGACGAGCCTGAGGAAATGCGTTCGGTCGGCTGGCTGATCGACAACGCCATGGAAGCCGTCGAGCGCGAGAATGCCCGCCTGAAGAACGTGCTCAATAAGGACTTCGCCCGTGTGCAACTCGAATCCAGCAAGCTTGCCGGGCTGATCAGCCATTTCTCGGATACCGACTTCAGCGCCAAAGAGTACAAGGGCCAGCGGCTGAACCTGAAATCCAAAGACATCCTCGGCCACGTCTACGAATACTTCCTCGGCCAGTTCGCCCTGGCCGAAGGCAAGAAGGGCGGCCAGTACTACACGCCCAAGAGCATCGTTACCCTGATCGTGGAAATGCTCCAGCCGTTCAAGGGCCGCGTCTACGACCCGGCCATGGGCTCCGGCGGCTTCTTCGTGCAGAGCGAGGAGTTCATCGAGCAGCACGGCGGCAAGGCAGTAAACGGCAAGAGCGGGCAGATCAGCGTCTACGGCCAGGAGAGCAACCCCACCACCTGGCGATTGGCCGCGATGAACATGGCCATTCGCGGTATCGACTTCAACTTCGGCCCCGGCCCGGCCGATACCCTGCTGAACGACCTGCACCCGGACCTGCGCGCCGACTTCGTCATGGCCAACCCCCCCTTCAACATGAAAGAGTGGTGGAACGAAAAGTTGACCGCCGATCCGCGCTGGATCGCCGGCACGCCGCCCCAAGGCAACGCCAACTTCGCCTGGCTGCAACACATGCTCTGGCACCTGGCGCCCACCGGCAGCATGGCGCTGCTGCTGGCCAACGGTTCGATGAGTTCCAACACCAACAACGAGGGCGAAATCCGCAAGCGGCTGATCGAGGACGACTACGTGGAGTGCATGGTCGCGCTGCCCGGCCAGTTGTTCACCA contains these protein-coding regions:
- a CDS encoding restriction endonuclease translates to MERMWMVRGDGGTLYDAFRERGVVAVGWSQLAAHAKPGVGRKQLIALYQAAEPQAKHGTVVSGASQVWRFVNDIRDGDWVVTYSPPNRIYSIGRIAGPATHHADWAEQGMPLARDVHWGAQELPRDRLGAGTKNSLGSTLTLFEVPRVAAAEVLAALQGQSAPMADDEADDVVADPLADIDSQAVERIKDRVNELDWDDMQQLVAGILRAMGYKTQVSPPGSDRGKDIVASPDGFGFEHPRIVVEVKHRRGQMGSQEIRSFLGGRHKDDRGLYVSTGGFTKDAQYEADRASIPLAMWTLDHLVRALIEHYDATDAETKRILPLKRLYWPA
- a CDS encoding class I SAM-dependent DNA methyltransferase → MRKPIGKQLAANRREASETGKEDSHNATRDKNMKPIEQQFFNDLEKKLWTAADKLRSNLDAAVYKHVVLGLIFIKYVSDAFEERQRELREQFTSPNHDYYMDPDAYGGAGTQEYEENIAAELEVRDFYTEKNVFWVPVEARWQTLRDCAQLPPKAALPWNKPGKDEPEEMRSVGWLIDNAMEAVERENARLKNVLNKDFARVQLESSKLAGLISHFSDTDFSAKEYKGQRLNLKSKDILGHVYEYFLGQFALAEGKKGGQYYTPKSIVTLIVEMLQPFKGRVYDPAMGSGGFFVQSEEFIEQHGGKAVNGKSGQISVYGQESNPTTWRLAAMNMAIRGIDFNFGPGPADTLLNDLHPDLRADFVMANPPFNMKEWWNEKLTADPRWIAGTPPQGNANFAWLQHMLWHLAPTGSMALLLANGSMSSNTNNEGEIRKRLIEDDYVECMVALPGQLFTNTQIPACIWFLTRDKQNGFALDKKKRDRRGEFLFIDARQLGYMKDRVLRDFTPNDIQKIADTFHAWQQGEGYEDVAGFCFSAKLDDVRKHEHVLTPGRYVGAAEQEDDCEPFAEKMQRLTSQLAEQFAESAKLEAEIRKNLAGLGFAVVTSIDQEANA